The stretch of DNA GAATTGACACACCAACAGGTGCAGCTACGCCGCTGCGCTCACTCTTAATCCATTGTAATAGCTTCACTACTCGTACACACATGTCTCCTACATGGGCGTTTGTAGGCGGGGGATCGGGGTACGTGGCGGCGCGGTCCCCATGGCGTGCATGGGCGGCGCCCTCGCCATGGACGCACGGCGCGGCACACGCTGGGTGATGGTGGCACGGAGGCACTGGGTGACTGGAACCCGGCGGAGAAGTCGCGGTGCCGGTGGATGGGCGTGTTGTGCAATGCCGACGGCGGCGGGCCTAACAACTTGTCTGCGGCCCTCGGCGCCTCGCTGGACGGCTGGTGCTCAGTGAGTCACCGACACAAAACCTGTCCGTACCCATCCCGCCTCAGTTTGGCGGCTTGCCGGCGCTCACGCACCTCGACCTCAGCAACAATGCGCTCACTGGCCCGTCCCGGCGAAGCCGAACGGAACGCCTATATTATTCTCTGCCGAATGTTTTCGTGTGCTCCTGTTCGCTTATGCAGACCAGGGAGCAAACTGGAGAGCCTCGCCGTCAACTCCAACCACCTCGAGGGCGCCATCCCGGACGCCATTGGCGACCTCACGGCGCTGCGCGAGCTCATGTTCTAGGAGGATCAGATCGAAGGCGGCTGGATGGCCAGCCTCGAGGAGCTCCGCCGTGGGCCGGACGGCCAGCCTCGAGAACCTCCACGGCGCGCCAGGAAAACAACACCATGCTCGGTGACAGGCAACTGCTCCAACCTCACCATGCTCGGCCACCAGGAAAACAACATCTCTGGCCCCCCGGAAAACAACATCTCTGCCCCCCTACCGGTGACCCTCGGCCAGCTAAAGAACCTTGACACGCTGACCACTACACGGCGCTGCTCTCCGGCCCGATCCCACCAGAGCTTGGTGAGTTCTTGCGTTGTGGCAAGCCGCCACTGTCCTGCGGCCGGTTCGTCACGCTCGCCGACACGTCCTCTGACGGCCACCACACGCAGGAACCACCGCCATCGCGCCATGAGCTTCGCCTGCCCGCGCACCACCGCAACCACGTGAGCTCTGCAAACGCCACCGCGCACTGTCGACCTGCCAGCCACTTGCACCGCCGCAACGCGCTGCGTGAGCCCTCTATGGCTACGCTTTCCCCGCGCTGGACATCGCCATATATAACCGTGGAACGCGACCGCGAGCCCAGCCGGGGGTCATTGGAACCTCGCCGACCGTCGGCACCACCGCGTACGGCCCCACTGGCCGGAGGCTGCCTACTATTGGGAACCCTGCCGCCATCGCTACCTTCTAGTACCGTGCCTCCTGCCGCTCAGATCGACGTTCGAAGGCCTTGCCGGTGAGTCGTAGAAGGCCTCTGAGACCCACATCGCCTGCTGGACTCCCTGTGCAGACCACGCGGCCGGTGGCCTAGCCTGCACGCACATCCCGCCATCCCGGCCGTCCTGCGGACCTCGCACCTTGTTGTCCAACCGTGCCTGCCAGCCATAGGCTGGAGCGCCACCCAGCGCGAGGACAAAGAGGTACAGCCTTGGACGGCGCATTGCGGGAGCTCTGGCGAAGGGCCGCGGCTCGGGGATAGCATCGACCTCTAGTGAGGTGACCTGCGGCTGGAGCACCGTAGCTCCTCCCAGCAACGGGCAAGCCAACCGCGCACGCGCGCACACGGCGTTGCGGCCAGACACAGCGCAAGGAGGTCAGGTGATGCGGCGACGGGCGGGACTGGGAGAGGCACCCGGCCGGAAGAGAGG from Triticum aestivum cultivar Chinese Spring unplaced genomic scaffold, IWGSC CS RefSeq v2.1 scaffold194478, whole genome shotgun sequence encodes:
- the LOC123172876 gene encoding uncharacterized protein; protein product: MRRPRLYLFVLALGGAPAYGWQARLDNKVRGPQDGRDGGMCVQARPPAAWSAQGVQQAMWVSEAFYDSPARPSNVDLSGRRHGTRRRVVAVRGRVGERDEPAAGQWRLATTQELTKLWWDRAGEQRRVVVSVSRFFSWPRVTGRGAEMLFSGGPEMLFSWWPSMVRLEQLPVTEHGVVFLARRGGSRGWPSGPRRSSSRLAIQPPSI